In one Fundulus heteroclitus isolate FHET01 unplaced genomic scaffold, MU-UCD_Fhet_4.1 scaffold_919, whole genome shotgun sequence genomic region, the following are encoded:
- the LOC118562433 gene encoding syntaxin-binding protein 5-like, protein MKKFNIRKVLDGLKEASSSSSSSTPSVQVGPQENNLIQETLQSEHFQLCKTVRHGFPYQPSSMAFDPVQKILAIGTQNGALRLYPFIFL, encoded by the exons ATGAAGAAGTTCAACATCAGGAAGGTGCTGGACGGTTTGAAAGAGgcgtcctcctcctcttcctcctccacgCCGTCTGTCCAAGTAGGGCCCCAGGAGAACAACCTGATCCAGGAGACGCTCCAGTCTGAGCATTTCCAGCTCTGCAAG ACTGTCCGTCATGGCTTCCCCTATCAGCCGTCCTCAATGGCTTTTGACCCCGTGCAGAAGATCCTGGCCATTGGTACCCAGAATGGAGCTCTCAGATTGTATcctttcattttcctttga